A window of Cryptomeria japonica chromosome 3, Sugi_1.0, whole genome shotgun sequence contains these coding sequences:
- the LOC131035962 gene encoding uncharacterized protein LOC131035962 — MGSTEYLLPEISAGKQKTIVLAMDKTLLYLTRCRKTSCSWSELVKLGSTDITAHLHKRPHVDSLLEALAKLNYEIIVFTSAEKEYVDDILDKVDVNKVIDYRLYRDSCTKVTEGSVKDLSKLGRDLKNVIIADDNPVSYNLQPENAFPIKQFVDYECNDTELLELIDFCKLAAEAEDVREAFKMQLNTCNDDDQTSTNVKSESSEEGE, encoded by the coding sequence atggGCAGTACTGAATATTTGTTGCCTGAAATTTCTGCAGGAAAACAGAAAACAATAGTGTTAGCGATGGACAAGACTCTTCTCTACTTGACTCGCTGTCGTAAAACATCATGTAGTTGGTCTGAGTTAGTTAAATTAGGATCAACTGATATAACTGCTCATTTGCATAAGAGACCCCACGTAGACAGCCTACTTGAGGCATTGGcaaaacttaattatgaaattaTAGTTTTCACTTCAGCCGAAAAAGAGTATGTAGACGATATCTTGGATAAAGTGGATGTTAATAAAGTCATAGATTATCGTCTGTATAGAGATTCATGTACCAAAGTGACAGAAGGCTCTGTAAAAGATCTGTCTAAGCTTGGAAGGGACTTAAAGAATGTTATTATAGCTGATGATAATCCTGTGAGCTATAACTTGCAGCCAGAAAATGCTTTTCCCATAAAACAATTTGTGGACTATGAATGTAATGATACGGAACTTTTGGAGCTTATTGATTTCTGTAAATTGGCTGCAGAAGCTGAGGATGTAAGAGAAGCATTTAAAATGCAGTTGAATACATGTAATGACGACGATCAGACTTCTACGAATGTGAAGTCAGAGTCTTCTGAGGAAGGAGAATGA